Within Deltaproteobacteria bacterium, the genomic segment GATCACGTCGACCAAACGCATGAGCGCATTGTCGAGCACGCCGCCGACGTAACCGGCGAGGATGCCGATCAGCCCGCCTATCACCACCGTGCTCAGACCGACAATCAACCCCACGGTGAGCGACACCCTGCCGCCATGCATGATGCGCACCCAAGTATCGCGACCCAACTCGTCGGTGCCGAGCCAGTGCCGCGCCGACGGCATTTGCATGCGTTCGGACAACGACACTTGGTCGAGCTCAAACGGCACGAGATAAGGGCCGATGACCACCGCGATTAATAATGTAACGAAGAAAAAGAAGCCGACGTAAGCGACCCGGTGCTGTTTAAAGCGCCGCCAGACGACGCGCCAATAGCCGGGTTGTTGCTCAGCGACTTGCATGGAATCCCGGCCCGGGGCATTTACTTCCTCTCCCTTTGGGAGAGGATTGAGGTGAGGGCGCAGTCAATCGCCATGCACGGCCCTCACCCATCCCTCTCCCGGAGGGAGAGGGTTCTCTTAAGAATGTAATTCGAATTTTATTCACAAGATTTCACTACACAGATTTTACAGAAATATTCACCATTCAACGGCTTCTTCAACTCTGATAGCGAATGCGCGGATCGAGCCATCCATAGATCATGTCCGCCAGTAGATTGAAGAACACCACGGTCACCGCGATGATCATCACCACGGTCATGGCGACGACGTAATCGTTGCCCATGATCGAAGTGAAGAGCAGCCGGCCCATGCCCGGATAGGCAAAAACCGTTTCGATAACGGTCGAACCGCCCACTACCCGCGGCATAGTCACGGCGATGATCGTCACCACTGGAATCAACGCGTTCTTCAGCGCGTGCCGGCCAATGACGACGCGCTCGCTCAAACCTTTGGCCCGCGCCGTCGTGAGATAATCCTGGCGCAGGACTTCGAGCAAACTCGAACGCATGAAGCGCTGCACTTGAATGACCTCGGAGATCGCTAGCACCGCCACCGGCAAGATTAAGTGCTTGAGCCAATCGATCGTTGCTTCCCAACTTCCCGCTGTAAGCTCGCTGTTGACGATGCCCGAGGTCGGCAGCCAACCGAGCTTGACGGAAAATAAAATAATCAGCATCAGTCCCAACCAAAACGCCGGGACGGAATAGGCGATAAAAGTCGTCGCGGTCAGAATGTAATCGCCGATGGAATACTGCCGCACCGCCGAGAAGATGCCGAGGGCGATCGCGACCAGCTTGCCGAGCACTACAGCGGCAATCGTCAGCACCAAAGTATTTTTCAGCGCCGGCAAAATGATATCAAACACCGGCTGGCCGTACTCGCGCGAATAGCCGGGATTGAGCTGGAGCAACTGCCAGAGCCACTTGCCGTACTGAAGATATATCGGATCGTCGAAGCCATAGAGCTTGCGCAGCCGGTCATAATCTTGCGGCCGCAGATTGGGAATCCCTTCGAGCATCCGGTAAAGCGGATCGCCGGGCATCAAGTGGAGCAAGGAAAAAATCAGCACCGAGATCACCAGCAACAGCGGCACGGTCTGGTATAATCGGCGGAGAACGTAGAGCAACATGGTCTATCAGGCTGCTAAAAAAAATGGAACATGCTTCGACAAGCTCAGCATGAACGGAATTATTTCAGACATTTCAAGTCTCTCTCCGTTCGTCCTGAGCGCCGTCGAAGGACTCTGAGAGTTTTTCAGCAACCTGCTATTCAGCAAATGCACCGACCGAGCACAGCTCGAACGATTGGAACGGTTTCTATCCTAAATCTTATCCCATGTATGCGGGTTCCACGAACTCGAATTCTGCCCACCGCTTTCCTGGCGCGGCGTGATGCCGGTCAAACCTTTTTTAACCACTAGGACCTCCGGTGAATAGTTTAACGGCAGATGGGGCAGCGCCGTGCTGAACATTTTACAAAATTCGACTTGCAGCTGCTCCGAGCGCGCCGGCGTGACGATCGAATTCAGTTCGTCCATGATCGCGTCCTTTTTCGGATCGTTCCATCCGGAGACGTTTTCCGGTGCATACTTGTTCTCCGCGGTGGGAATATTACTGCTGTGAAAACGCTCCTGCCATTCTTCCACCGTGACGTTGTGGGAACCGATGTAAGCGCCCGGCCAACGGCTGCGATTCTCGGAGGAGTTGAGCAAGCGATTGGGCATGTTCTTGATGTTGGTGCGCACGCCGATTTTTTTCCAATAGTCGGCGATGATCGCCTGTGCCTGCTCATGATCGCGCCGCTCGGCGGTGACGCGAAACTCGAACTCCATCTTTTCTCCCTTCGCGTTGACCAGCACGCCATCCGCGCCGGGCTTCCAGCTGGCCTCCGCGAGGAGTTTCTTGGCCCGTTCCGGCTCGTACTTGTAGATGGTGGAGTTCGCCAACGCATTCTTATAGCTCTTGCGCACACGCGAT encodes:
- a CDS encoding ABC transporter permease, whose protein sequence is MLLYVLRRLYQTVPLLLVISVLIFSLLHLMPGDPLYRMLEGIPNLRPQDYDRLRKLYGFDDPIYLQYGKWLWQLLQLNPGYSREYGQPVFDIILPALKNTLVLTIAAVVLGKLVAIALGIFSAVRQYSIGDYILTATTFIAYSVPAFWLGLMLIILFSVKLGWLPTSGIVNSELTAGSWEATIDWLKHLILPVAVLAISEVIQVQRFMRSSLLEVLRQDYLTTARAKGLSERVVIGRHALKNALIPVVTIIAVTMPRVVGGSTVIETVFAYPGMGRLLFTSIMGNDYVVAMTVVMIIAVTVVFFNLLADMIYGWLDPRIRYQS